The region CAATATGATATGATGGAAATGTGTATGCTATTATATTGGTGTGAGGATACGAGGGAGGGAGGGAagaggcatatatatatatatgcatcatatataatatttaatttattggtgAGTGAGGGGACTGCACATTGGTAGGATTGTTCCTGAgagtttgaaattattttatattgcaTGTTACGGATCAGTAGCTTAGGTACGGTGTTTGACGCCAACTAACTGATCTCATTGTTTTCATCAACGGGTTTTGACATTCAGCATTTCACATTGGTATCCATaaccatattatatatttaattagatgACAGACAttggtatgattaatattataaattacgtACAGAAGAAATTAAAGCTTTTGTGACTTTGAAATGGTTACGCTATGTAcgttaaataatataatacttggtGTTTGGCAAAGTCATTGATTCCATTACAAAGTTTTGATTGTATAATTTAGATTACTACGTACTAGTCGATTAAGGACACCTAGTATATACTTCATATTTGTTATGGATTAGTAAGTGTATAaacattattttactttatttaatttagaaaaaaatgtcaaataaactTGCACTCTTAGTTCAACTTCTATGATGTATTGCATGTGTTAATGGATGGTCAACTTTTACATATTTCAATTTCACTACAAGCAATAAGTGTATTTTTGTTGAATATTAGTGGAACCTCATTCGACGATAAGGAGAAGATTGGGATAGGCATCATTGTCCAAATCACTATAAAAATCTTTGTCTCTCTTTTTACATTCTAGCACTTTATATTTATGATGGTTACTGAACTAAACCAACTGATTGAatagacacacacatatacacattTTCAGTTGACGTTAGCTTACCAAAACACGCTACAAATCATTTTTAAGACTTTCGCTGCCTGTAAACTTGCAATCCACTAGCTaacaaactttaatttataaaacgATATGTTTTGATTTATAAAACGGGCAACATGTTCTCCTTGTGTGTCTGGGGCGCCCACCTTGACATCAAAGTACTTCTAACTCCTTCCTCATCACCGAACCTTTTATCGCTACTTTTGTTTCACCTAGACGTGCGCAATTGTGTCTTGGATCAAGCTAAGTGGTTTTGTCCTCCactgaaataatataataatattaattattaattcataGGTATGTGCACATTAATATTTAATCACAGTACCTCATCTTAAAATCaccaaattttgaaataaattaaaaataagaaattaaatcaaatgTCATGAACATGCATACATTAACATTATATTGACGACTCAATCTTGAATCTATTTTTTACCCTTTAATAATGAGCAAAATGACGCGTTTAGTCCCCGACTTTAGATTTCGGTATCAACTTGACGGAAAATCCAAAAACCCTCTAATATTAGAATTGTAAAATAAAGATTTCAGATACTATTCTCTATCTTATATTCAAACCACTTTCATAGCATTAATTTTCACTTCATAAATTTCTATTTCAAGTTCTTAAACTCCAACAACATTTCAAATACCTCTAGTAAGATTTGTTAGGAAAGTGGGTCCTATGAAAATTGGATTATAAAGAAACATCATCAGTCATCTCTTCCCCAATCCCCTGTCCCCTTAGAATCCACATTCACACCAAGAGAAATTGAGCAAGCTAGAAGTATAAAATACTAGGCCGGCGTCGTGAATCCACTGATCATCTAacttaattgtttaattagtCAAAAACAGTTAATGATGAAATCAATCCACTGATATTATACGTAACCATTTCAAACTCACAAAATAAAGCTTAATTAATATCCATCCTCTGTAATAACTCTACCAATGTGCTCTCACTGCCTATAAATACCATATATGCCTCTTCCCTCACCTCACACCAATATATACCATACACATTATTTccacaaatataatataataatcaatctTCACAATGAAGACACCATTCTGCTTATTACTTTCTCTCCTTCTCATGACCATCTTCCTTTCCGAAGCAAGAGTGCTACAACCAAATAACACACAAAGCTCACTCAACACAAAAACCTCACAAAACACACAAAGCCCGGTACTTGATATGTACGGAAAGATTGTTCGGGTTGGTGTCAAGTACTACGTTGTACCACTTCTCCAGGACCAGGGCGGTGGGTTGGACCTAGCTTCCACTGGTAGTCAGAGTTGCCCGGCTAGTGTGGTTCAAGATGATCCTTACTGGTGGGGAAACACAATGCAGTTCTACCCAGTTGATCCGAAGAAAGGTGTGGTTCGTGAATGGAGTGACCTCAACATTGAATTCCCGGACGCATACACAGGATGTCCAGAGAATAATGTTTGGACGATAGTTGGGGATCTGTCGGTGTATGATGATTCTCATTACATAACAGCAGGTGGAGAAAAAGGAAATCCTGGTTCACAAACTCTAAACAACTGGTTCAAGATTGTAAAAACAACAAACGCATACAAGCTCATGTCTTGTCCAGATGTGTGCTATTACTGCTCATACTACTGTCGTGATGTTGGCATTTCGGTGGAAGCTGGACAGAGGCGTTTGGTTCTTAGCGATACCCCTCTTGAAATCAACTTTAGAAAGGCctaaaagtttatatatagcAGAGCTAGCTGcgcaataattaataaaagtgcatatacacaaatattgaaataaatcaataaatatatatgtacttcCTCTGAAATGATCATGAAATATATTGAAACTACTTACTACATGTAATCTCTTCCTTTGcgtttaattaatatattagcACAAGCTCAAAAGTCAATAATTAAAATTCCAAAATATACTTAAATCTAAAGAGATAGAGAATGTATAGAGTAAACAGTACAGTTTACACCATGGTAGGTAATTAATTCATGAGACATATGAGTAAACACTTTTCAATGCTTCAACAAATTCTGTAAAGATTTGATAAATTTTAGcccaaaaattaaattgtccaaaatTATTGACAAAAAACATTATCATATTCCCACTCAAAtacaaagaaggaaaaaaaaaatggaaaaaaaaaacccaaaaagatcGAGTAGGAAAAGCCCAAACTCATTCACCAATTGATGTATTCTAAAGAGAAAAATCCCAGCCGTAGTGATATTTGCATGCAAGATGGGGCAAACAATCCTTTTTTGGCGAGCTTTAGTGTCCTGAGCCGCTCATTACAATGAGTACTTTATGTTTGAACTGCTGTTTCCCTGGCAATCCACGGACAGTTTGTGAACTGGTAGGCCTAGTGTCTGCTAAGAAGCCTAGGGTGCATGCGGAGAATGGATATTGATCTCAATTAGCTTATCTTAAATAATTTATCACATAATTGGTTACTTTTAAGcataattaaagtaattataatttaaaattgaccAATTAATACACCACAAAAAGTAGTACAATTTAGCATTTATCACTCACTTTAAAAAGAGATGTCTTTAGTTATTAATAGTACTACTATAATCTGAATGTAGCGAACACGGTCACTCATTTTTGTTTCTACCTTTAGTGGAATCCATTGACTCAACAAAATTATGTTTCAAgctaattttgggatttaaTTTGTATCCATCCCTACACGCGAGAGAATttatactatacaattcaaattattttaaaaagaatttgatTTATACTAGTATAAAACCACTTCTTGATTCCGGACAATGGCTTCTTCCAAGCCTTCCCATGTCCATTTTTTCAAGTCAAataaatttactttgttaatcaatttctcattcgctcattttaaaaatataataatatatatcaatttctttatCTTACTTAAGGAACTTGAATTCACTTTGACCAAATCCAAATCAGATGTGAaattcacatatatttgtaccataaAATGACGActcaaaatgtcaattttagcTAAAAGTTTTAACAACCAACGCCTTATATTTACgcataatagtaatagtaatagtaataataatacaactaTTAGATAGTGCTCCTCCAAAATCAGGATCGGCTTGGAATAGCACAAACAGCAATACAGTgccacacaaaaaaataatagataGCAAAACCAACAAATAGcaacagttaaaaaaaaattaaattaacaaaagacaaaaacaaaaataccaGAATGACATGCCTAATTCTGGATTGCTATTGATTTATGCCTTCGCAAAGGTGATTTCTAGAGGGGCATCGCTCAGAACTAAATACTTCTGCCCTCGATCTCCTTCCGCAGTAACGCTAACATCTTGGCACACAAAATCGCAGGAACTGCACACATCTGGACAAAATCTCAGCTTGTAGGCCTTTGCTGTTTTAACGATCTTAAACCAGTTGACTAGAGTTCGTTCACCAGGATTTCCTATTTCTCCACCTGCTGTTACATATTGAGTATCATCATACCATGAGACGTCGCCAATTATCGTCCAAACATTAGACTCGGGGCATCCAGTGTTTGCATTAGGAAATGCAATGTTAAGATCCGTGGATTCTCTAATCACGCCATCTTTTGAATTTACTGGGTGGAACTGTATTACTTGACCCAACCAATCATTGTTATCTTGGACCACATGCTGCGGGCAACTTTGGTTCCCCATGGGAGCTAGGTCGAGCCCACCACCTAGATCTTCTTGGAGTGGTTTAACATAGTACTTGGTGGTAGCACGGAGGGTTTTCCCATTGATGTCAAGCACCGGCGGGTTTGGTGCATTTCTTGATTCACAAAGCAAGACGGAGAAGAGAATGAGAGAAAGGGATAAGAATGGTGTCTTCATTTTGGAGATTGGTTTGCTGAAATATATGTTTGTGTTTGTTGGAGTGAGGAAATGAATTTAAAGATGGTATTTATAGGTGATCTGAGTCAGCGAGTGCGTGCATGTTAGTAGAAAACTTTTGTAAGTTTGAAATGGTTACGTAATTGTTGTTTGTATTGGCGGCACCAACTGACTAATTTCTTTAATGGGTTTTGACTAAACTATTCATTTATGGCTCCTATAGATTATTAATAAAAGGAATAAGGTCCAAATTAGTCCCAAATGTAATCTGAAAATGCAATTGGTCGCtgaaaaaagaagttaaaattaAGTCACTGAACACTctaaatatatgcaatttcacTTGATAACAGGTTATCATCCATTTAATCAGGTTACCTGCTTACGTGGACGGTGacttaacattttaaaataatttttaataataaattttaaaaataaaaattaaattttttttctaaaaaaaaaaaaaagaaaaatgttggGGTAGCCGCGGACCACCCCTTTCCCCCCTC is a window of Ipomoea triloba cultivar NCNSP0323 chromosome 11, ASM357664v1 DNA encoding:
- the LOC115996068 gene encoding kunitz trypsin inhibitor 5-like, encoding MYGKIVRVGVKYYVVPLLQDQGGGLDLASTGSQSCPASVVQDDPYWWGNTMQFYPVDPKKGVVREWSDLNIEFPDAYTGCPENNVWTIVGDLSVYDDSHYITAGGEKGNPGSQTLNNWFKIVKTTNAYKLMSCPDVCYYCSYYCRDVGISVEAGQRRLVLSDTPLEINFRKA
- the LOC115996069 gene encoding kunitz trypsin inhibitor 5-like gives rise to the protein MKTPFLSLSLILFSVLLCESRNAPNPPVLDINGKTLRATTKYYVKPLQEDLGGGLDLAPMGNQSCPQHVVQDNNDWLGQVIQFHPVNSKDGVIRESTDLNIAFPNANTGCPESNVWTIIGDVSWYDDTQYVTAGGEIGNPGERTLVNWFKIVKTAKAYKLRFCPDVCSSCDFVCQDVSVTAEGDRGQKYLVLSDAPLEITFAKA